One Brassica napus cultivar Da-Ae chromosome A5, Da-Ae, whole genome shotgun sequence DNA window includes the following coding sequences:
- the LOC125609331 gene encoding putative nuclease HARBI1, translated as MSSSSSDENDEIEERLDDIIEDFIDEIYDDIVEAEPIPQRTRSYTERHREGGQHQLSNDYFNDDHSTYSIQTFRRRFRMNKGLFMRIVDGLEQFFPFFQQRKDATGRWGLTALQKCTAAIRLLAYGNSADTVDEYLRLGESTALSCLHHFTDGIIQLFGDEYLRPPTAEDLQRLLDMGEKRGFPGMVGSIDCMHWEWKNCPTAWKGQYARGHGKPTIVLEAVASQDLWIWHAFFGLPGTLNDLNVLDRSPVFDDLLEGRAPSVRYMVNNHMYKLAYYLTDGIYPKWSTFIQTIALPQSPKQQLFAQVQESVRKDVERAFGVLQARFAIVKNPVRTMAKEKIGKIMRACIILHNMIVEDERDGYSMRYDISEFEEGESSRTSEVLNANPTLNEIPTILNNIFPNRNDLRDRQTHERLKNDLIENIWNKFGDED; from the coding sequence ATGTCGTCATCTTCATCTGATGAAAATGATGAAATCGAGGAGAGATTGGATGATATTATCGAAGATTTCATTGACGAAATTTACGACGATATAGTGGAGGCCGAACCCATACCGCAAAGAACCCGTAGCTATACTGAACGACACCGCGAAGGAGGACAGCACCAGCTAAGCAATGACTACTTCAACGACGACCATTCGACATATTCGATACAAACTTTCAGACGCCGATTCCGCATGAATAAGGGATTATTCATGCGTATTGTCGATGGCCTTGAACAATTCTTTCCATTCTTTCAGCAAAGAAAAGATGCAACGGGGAGGTGGGGTCTTACTGCACTACAAAAATGCACGGCAGCAATTCGTCTACTTGCTTATGGAAATTCGGCTGACACggttgacgaatatctccgacttggtgagagCACTGCACTTTCTTGTTTACATCATTTCACTGATGGGATAATACAGTTATTCGGAGATGAGTATCTGCGACCACCCACAGcagaggatcttcaacgactactcgatatGGGAGAGAAACGAGGGTTTCCTGGGATGGTCGGGAGCATTGACTGTATGCactgggagtggaaaaattgtccaaccgcttggaaaggacagtACGCCCGTGGCCACGGAAAACCGACTATTGTTCTAGAGGCCgtagcttcacaagatctttggatttgGCACGCATTTTTTGGTcttccaggtaccttaaatgatctTAATGTCCTCGATCGATCTCCTGTGTTTGATGACCTTTTAGAAGGTCGAGCTCCCAGTGTGAGGTACATGGTCAACAACCACATGTATAAGTTGGCATATTACCTCACAGAtggtatatatccaaaatggtcaacatttatccaaacTATCGCACTCCCTCAAAGTCCTAAACAACAGTTATTTGCTCAAGTTCAAGAATcagtccgaaaagatgtcgaacgggcttttggagtattgcaagctcGGTTTGCGATTGTGAAAAACCCGGTTCGTACAATGGCCAAAGAGAAGATAGggaagataatgagagcatgtatcatactacacaatatgatagttgaaGATGAACGAGATGGTTATTCAATGCGGTACGATATTTCAgaatttgaagaaggagaatcttCCAGAACTTCGGAGGTCCTAAACGCAAACCCTACACTAAACGAAATCCCGACAATTCTCAATAATATATTTCCCAACCGAAATGATCTTCGTGATAGGCAAACTCATGAACGATTGAAGAATGATTTGATCGAAAACATTTGGAATAAATTTGGCgatgaagattaa
- the LOC106413481 gene encoding glutathione S-transferase T3-like, with protein sequence MSGYRHLLFSQMPVDLESPEPFWLGSQTPDDSPSEISPECPSQIPPECPSQVPGQSRRQVPGQSRRQVPEESVKTFPDRRKYTPKEDRILIGAWLNTSKDPLVGNEQRAVAFWKRIVDYYNASPQLVGEVPREVTSCKQRWSRINHEVSRFTGCYNQALREQRSGQNDDDVIKAAYDIFFTKYDTKFTLDHCWRELRHEQKWASTYMAKDGGKEKRRPVVDLDGPEENVVGEDEDRPVGVKAAKGASKKKKSGRDEELSKLQGVLELKEKLSRNKVLDRLLAKKEPLSEIETTLKMKLMSEML encoded by the coding sequence ATGTCGGGTTATAGACACCTTCTGTTCAGTCAAATGCCAGTAGATCTTGAATCACCCGAGCCTTTTTGGCTTGGGTCTCAAACTCCTGATGATTCTCCTAGCGAAATCTCTCCTGAGTGTCCTAGCCAAATCCCTCCTGAGTGTCCTAGTCAAGTCCCTGGTCAGTCTCGTAGGCAAGTCCCTGGTCAGTCTCGTAGGCAAGTCCCTGAGGAGTCTGTTAAGACCTTTCCAGATAGAAGGAAATATACACCCAAAGAGGATAGGATCCTTATTGGTGCTTGGCTTAACACCAGTAAGGACCCTCTCGTAGGCAACGAGCAGAGAGCTGTTGCTTTCTGGAAGCGTATTGTAGACTACTACAACGCCAGCCCTCAGCTCGTTGGGGAAGTACCGCGGGAGGTTACTTCTTGTAAGCAGAGGTGGTCTAGGATCAATCATGAAGTATCCAGATTCACTGGTTGCTACAACCAGGCGCTGAGGGAGCAGAGAAGCGGccaaaatgatgatgatgtgatCAAAGCTGCTTACGACATATTCTTCACCAAGTACGATACCAAGTTCACACTCGATCACTGCTGGAGAGAGCTCAGGCATGAGCAGAAATGGGCCTCCACATATATGGCTAAGGATGGTGGAAAGGAAAAGCGGAGGCCGGTGGTGGATCTTGACGGACCAGAAGAAAATGTTGTTGGAGAAGATGAGGATAGACCCGTCGGGGTAAAGGCTGCGAAAGGTGccagtaagaagaagaagagtggtcGAGATGAGGAGTTGTCTAAGCTACAAGGCGTTTTGGAACTTAAGGAAAAACTTTCTAGAAATAAAGTCCTTGATCGCTTGCTGGCCAAGAAAGAGCCATTGTCTGAGattgaaacaacactaaaaatgaaGCTTATGTCTGAAATGTTATGA
- the LOC125609332 gene encoding CLAVATA3/ESR (CLE)-related protein 42-like: MRSPHIINPLLLFFFLSLVLQSHQRTTDQTHRTGSTDQHVNDVAVTSPEGTRREKFRVRRPMTAWRKGKMLNDNEHGVPSGPNPISNR, encoded by the coding sequence ATGAGATCTCCTCACATCATcaatccacttcttctcttcttcttcctttctctAGTCCTTCAAAGCCATCAAAGAACCACTGATCAAACTCATAGGACCGGCTCCACTGATCAACACGTCAATGATGTGGCGGTGACTTCGCCAGAAGGGACAAGAAGAGAGAAGTTTCGAGTTCGGCGGCCCATGACCGCATGGCGGAAGGGGAAGATGCTCAATGACAATGAACACGGAGTCCCAAGTGGTCCAAATCCCATCTCCAATAGGTAG
- the LOC125609333 gene encoding uncharacterized protein LOC125609333, with protein sequence MLFVFLFLIVNEMASSQLEIASLRSNFGCIILRDRNQRQNNHDAVFKKKNKSRLGSPEKPRTGKGNNFSDSTKRNDKRGGASSLVQIWEARLNRSSTGNSSPIQEETNLSAPSTDGESESENVSKNNDPTVEVESGALGTVPESGESKWGRVAEIIRKLKLTAGDNVRAADVLNIKTPKQEKSSFRAVTCSPRLRGRQAFSDLLMRLERDRHRELESLAGRNAVSKFSQRGRLQSMLRLRTLKRGLLIQDRHLSSAKTPDLSRFEFGSTVLNLRERFGANATSEAERKKRQETTLETERSTESMKPKDTTILLETTSTERLSPRNHKIEAANSRKKETEPKMSYRQLQETTVQEALKRKIDNTSPHTIVTLQEPRTPEKEVANIVESRAYGTHETPFLESQETPFLESQETSFVWQYQEEYEDEQSYYGEMSNDWFTEISRPRTYWEDLRKSRYLEVMNTRSDKDDICRLLERRTVSDFLQSELREKIDKLMMSRVQTHPVQRIEEADKEEQECEIGEEEDELRDDLSHTSSQLFAPSPAGSWSSQDIGVSSTPDLSPLHTPQSTEMEIISELRSQILQLQLDMSELRDSVKTCLDVNATLQKSVHRENPLKRKCCVCNESQVETLLYRCGHMCTCLRCANELQCNGGKCPICRAKILDVVRVFFDSST encoded by the exons ATGTTGtttgtcttcctcttcttgatCGTTAACGAAATGGCGTCTTCTCAGTTAGAGATCGCCTCTTTGCGATCTAACTTCGGATGCATCATCCTCAGAGACCGCAACCAAAGGCAGAACAACCACGACGCCGTTttcaaaaagaagaacaaaagcCGTCTTGGGTCGCCGGAGAAACCACGTACCGGCAAAGGAAATAACTTTTCCGACAGCACGAAGAGAAACGACAAACGTGGAGGAGCTTCTTCTCTTGTGCAGATATGGGAGGCGAGGCTGAACCGATCTAGCACCGGAAACTCATCGCCGATTCAAGAAGAAACCAACCTTTCGGCTCCATCTACCGACGGAGAGTCTGAATCAGAGAACGTGTCTAAGAATAATGATCCAACGGTGGAGGTTGAATCCGGTGCTCTCGGTACGGTTCCTGAGTCCGGAGAGAGCAAATGGGGCAGAGTCGCTGAGATTATCCGGAAACTGAAGCTAACCGCCGGAGATAATGTTCGTGCCGCCGACGTGCTGAACATTAAAACGCCGAAGCAGGAGAAAAGTAGTTTTCGGGCGGTTACTTGCTCGCCGCGTCTACGAGGACGGCAAGCGTTCTCCGATTTGCTTATGCGTTTGGAACGCGACCGTCATCGCGAACTGGAGTCGCTTGCTGGACGCAACGCAGTTTCTAAGTTTTCTCAACGCGGTCGTCTCCAG TCAATGTTGCGGCTAAGGACTCTCAAACGCGGCCTACTGATTCAAGACCGTCATCTTTCTAGCGCAAAAACACCTGATCTGAGTCGCTTTGAATTTGGTTCTACAGTTCTTAACCTAAG GGAAAGATTCGGGGCAAACGCCACTTCTGAAGCAGAACGGAAGAAGAGACAAGAAACTACCTTAGAAACAGAGAGAAGTACCGAGAGCATGAAGCCAAAAGACACTACTATTCTTCTAGAAACGACTTCCACAGAGCGGTTAAGCCCTCGAAACCACAAGATAGAGGCAGCAAACTCACGCAAGAAAGAAACCGAACCAAAGATGAGTTACCGTCAGCTGCAAGAAACCACGGTACAAGAAgctttgaaaagaaaaattgatAACACAAGCCCCCACACCATCGTAACTCTTCAAGAACCGCGTACACCGGAAAAGGAAGTGGCGAACATTGTGGAAAGCCGTGCATATGGAACTCATGAAACACCGTTCCTTGAGTCACAAGAAACACCGTTCCTTGAGTCACAAGAAACGTCGTTTGTATGGCAATATCAAGAAGAGTATGAGGATGAACAATCTTATTACGGAGAAATGAGCAACGACTGGTTTACTGAAATATCTCGGCCTCGGACTTACTGGGAAGATCTGAGGAAATCACGCTACTTGGAAGTGATGAACACTCGATCTGACAAGGACGATATATGCAGACTCCTTGAGAg AAGAACAGTTTCTGATTTCCTCCAGAGCGAATTGCGAGAGAAGATCGATAAGCTCATGATGTCCCGTGTTCAGACACATCCGGTTCAGAGAATTGAGGAAGCTGATAAAGAGGAACAAGAATGTGAGATaggcgaagaagaagatgaattaAGAGATGACTTGAGTCACACGTCATCGCAGTTATTTGCCCCATCACCTGCAGGATCATGGAGTTCTCAGGACATAGGAGTTTCTTCCACACCTGACTTATCACCTCTGCACACTCCTCAGTCTACT GAGATGGAGATTATAAGCGAGTTGAGATCACAGATCTTACAGCTCCAGCTAGATATGTCGGAGCTACGTGACTCTGTCAAAACGTGTTTGGACGTAAACGCTACCCTTCAAAAGTCAGTTCACCGCGAAAATCCCCTGAAACGCAAATGCTGCGTTTGTAACGAATCGCAAGTTGAAACACTTCTATACAG GTGCGGACACATGTGCACATGCCTAAGATGCGCAAACGAGCTACAATGTAATGGCGGGAAATGCCCTATTTGTCGTGCTAAGATTCTAGACGTTGTTCGCGTCTTCTTCGATTCAAGCACCTAA
- the LOC106386599 gene encoding uncharacterized protein LOC106386599: MSPPALIVLEDGLTNKWSNDEWQRLSVFPGENPNPTFNFLVKNQLTVSPVLSRPSVKDESFRMVLPLAMSPPRDNAVPLPVLPEPMMKPRKKLGTQESMLSVGKARYPVKKFIHEDEEEFKCNAFCLSLPGFGKQKHVRSPKSSDDSSVKKKKMTKASSFSNSTISLGDSFEKFECGSWASTTTALARENNRLYFDLPVEMIKSGRGSGREVQEPMSLGFFFDKERESLPLRSVLKTSRSERQQRGCSAETSPHRRVRFSTTTSVSCPTSPRSCITPRLLKARDDFNTFLAAQNA, from the coding sequence ATGTCTCCTCCAGCGTTGATTGTGTTAGAAGATGGTCTAACCAACAAATGGAGCAACGACGAGTGGCAGCGTCTCAGCGTTTTCCCCGGagaaaaccctaaccctacTTTCAATTTCTTAGTGAAGAACCAGCTGACAGTTTCACCGGTTCTCTCCCGCCCATCTGTGAAAGATGAAAGCTTCAGAATGGTCTTACCTCTGGCTATGTCTCCGCCAAGAGACAACGCCGTGCCGCTTCCTGTTCTTCCCGAGCCGATGATGAAGCCACGTAAGAAGCTTGGCACCCAAGAATCCATGCTTTCTGTTGGAAAAGCTAGGTATCCCGTAAAAAAATTTATccatgaagatgaagaagagttcaaatGCAACGCCTTCTGTTTATCCCTCCCTGGATTTGGCAAGCAAAAACATGTGAGGTCACCGAAAAGCAGCGATGATTCTtctgtaaagaagaagaagatgaccaAAGCGTCATCGTTTTCAAACTCCACAATCTCCCTAGGTGACTCGTTTGAGAAATTCGAATGTGGCTCATGGGCTTCAACAACAACTGCTCTTGCCCGAGAAAACAACCGGTTGTACTTTGATCTACCAGTGGAGATGATCAAATCTGGCCGTGGAAGCGGCAGAGAGGTCCAAGAACCAATGAGTTTGGGTTTCTTCTTCGACAAGGAAAGAGAAAGTTTACCTTTGAGAAGTGTTCTAAAGACTTCTCGGTCGGAAAGGCAACAAAGGGGTTGTTCGGCTGAGACATCACCGCATCGCCGTGTCAGGTTTTCAACCACGACCTCGGTTTCATGCCCTACTTCACCGCGGTCGTGTATCACCCCACGCTTGCTTAAAGCTAGAGATGACTTCAACACGTTCTTAGCAGCACAGAACGCGTGA
- the LOC125609334 gene encoding transcription factor GTE1-like has product MSVNVKEEPVLVPNCDVVENSELEVLNGDEESKLEDYGTCVDVITERVNQLEQKVVEVEQFYSTKDGAGQTNTSKSNSGGKKVAISQPSKCSSAGKEKTRGKHVSSPELMRQFATIIRQIAQQKWAWPFLEPVDVEGLGLDDYHKVIEKPMDLGTIRTKMEGSEYSNVREIYADVRLVFKNAMRYNEEKHDVYVMAESLLEKFEEKWLTIMPKLVEEEKKQAEEEAQDRASKQLAVEAAQAEKARDLSNELYEIDQELEKLREIVVQKCRKLSTQEKKGLSAALGRLSPEDLSKALKMVSEGNPHFPAGAPEVELDIDLQSDVTLWRLKVFVQEALKAANKSSGGGGTNARNNNNGGEMNKTAAKRRREITEAIKANKVKKAKKA; this is encoded by the exons ATGTCCGTAAACGTCAAG GAGGAACCTGTGCTTGTCCCTAACTGCGATGTCGTCGAGAACTCAGAGCTCGAAGTTCTCAACGGAGATGAGGAGAGTAAGCTTGAGGATTATGGGACTTGTGTAGATGTTATAACCGAGAGAGTGAATCAG CTTGAGCAAAAAGTAGTGGAGGTTGAACAGTTTTACTCCACCAAAGACGGAGCAGGTCAAACCAACACTTCCAAGAGTAACTCCGGCGGGAAAAAAGTTGCTATATCTCAACCCTCCAAGTGTAGCTCCGCTGGCAAAGAGAAAACAAGAGGCAAACATGTTTCCAGCCCTGAACTTATGCGTCAGTTTGCAACCATTATTCGTCAG ATTGCTCAACAAAAATGGGCGTGGCCGTTTCTGGAACCTGTTGATGTTGAAGGGCTAGGACTCGATGATTATCACAAG GTTATAGAGAAGCCAATGGATTTGGGAACTATTAGAACCAAAATGGAGGGTTCTGAGTATAGCAATGTCCGGGAGATATATGCTGATGTCAGGCTAGTTTTCAAGAACGCGATGAGATATAACGAAGAGAAGCATGATGTCTATGTGATGGCTGAATCTCTCTTGGAGAAGTTTGAGGAGAAATGGCTTACCATTATGCCTAAACTCGTCGAAGAG GAAAAGAAACAAGCAGAGGAAGAGGCTCAGGATCGTGCGAGTAAGCAGCTTGCTGTTGAGGCTGCTCAAGCAGAGAAGGCTAGAGATTTAAGCAACGAA CTGTATGAGATTGATCAGGAGCTTGAGAAACTTAGGGAGATAGTGGTTCAGAAGTGCAG AAAGCTCTCCACTCAAGAGAAGAAAGGACTTTCTGCAGCTTTGGGTCGTCTCTCTCCTGAGGATCTGTCCAAGGCGCTGAAAATGGTTTCAGAGGGGAACCCGCATTTCCCGGCTGGAGCACCAGAAGTGGAGCTTGACATTGATCTTCAG AGTGATGTTACTTTGTGGAGGCTGAAGGTGTTTGTGCAAGAAGCACTGAAAGCAGCTAACAAAAGCTCTGGAGGAGGAGGAACAAACGCACGAAACAACAATAATGGTGGAGAGATGAACAAGACCGCTGCGAAAAGAAGGAGAGAGATCACTGAAGCTATTAAAgctaataaagttaaaaaagcCAAGAAGGcttga